Proteins encoded by one window of Mustela erminea isolate mMusErm1 chromosome 7, mMusErm1.Pri, whole genome shotgun sequence:
- the BIRC7 gene encoding baculoviral IAP repeat-containing protein 7 isoform X2: MGLEDRAKCWCWGPEPSCWEAGSDPTRGRGGPLSLCGHTVGQYTSGALSGEGQDHIDGQILGQPRPLSGQEEEEEGARATPAARPAFPGMGSEELRLASFCDWPLTAMVRPERLAAAGFFYTGQQDKVRCFFCCGGLQSWEQGDDPWTEHAEWFPRCEFLLQTRGQDFVRSVQEARCHPLCSWDQPEKPEDGSPAVPSGAGDSQEWSARCQCPAVQAVLRMGFGPDRVRNLLQRKYSWAGPADLSASWLVADLLQEDDGDRGLGTRGPELPTPRREAQSEGARESGAGDAGEQLRRLQEERTCKVCLDRTVDTVFVPCGHLVCAECAPALQLCPVCRAPVRSCVRTFLS; this comes from the exons ATGGGGCTGGAGGACAGGGCCAAGTGCTGGTGCTGGGGCCCAGAGCCAAGCTGCTGGGAAGCTGGCAGTGATCCCACACGGGGGCGTGGTGGACCCCTCTCTCTGTGCGGCCACACTGTGGGCCAGTACACCAGCGGTGCCCTGTCCGGGGAAGGGCAGGACCACATAGATGGGCAGATCCTGGGCCAGCCGCGCCCCCTctcagggcaggaggaagaggaggagggggccaGGGCTACCCCAGCGGCAAGACCGGCCTTCCCCGGGATGGGCTCTGAGGAGCTGCGGCTGGCCTCCTTCTGCGACTGGCCACTGACCGCCATGGTGAGGCCTGAGCGGCTGGCTGCTGCAGGCTTCTTCTACACTG GCCAGCAAGACAAAGTGAGGTGCTTCTTCTGCTGCGGGggtctgcagagctgggagcaagGGGATGACCCCTGGACAGAGCACGCAGAGTGGTTCCCCAG GTGTGAGTTTCTGCTCCAGACGAGGGGACAGGACTTTGTCCGCAGCGTGCAGGAGGCCCGCTGCCACCCGCTCTGCTCCTGG GACCAACCAGAAAAGCCAGAAGACGGGTCCCCTGCCGTCCCATCAG GTGCCGGGGACAGCCAGGAGTGGTCCGCACGGTGCCAGTGCCCAGCGGTGCAGGCCGTGCTGCGCATGGGCTTTGGGCCGGACCGCGTGCGGAACCTGCTGCAGCGGAAGTACAGCTGGGCAGGGCCGGCTGACCTCTCCGCATCCTGGCTGGTGGCAGACCTGCTCCAGGAGGACGACGGGGACCGGGGGCTGGGGACCAGAG GTCCCGAGCTGCCCACGCCCAGAAGAGAGGCCCAGTCAGAAGGTGCCAGAGAGTCAG GGGCCGGGGATGCGGGAGAGCAGCTGCGGCGCCTACAGGAGGAGCGGACCTGCAAAGTCTGCCTGGACCGCACCGTGGACACTGTCTTCGTGCCCTGCGGCCACCTGGTCTGTGCCGAGTGCGCACCCGCCCTGCAGCTGTGCCCCGTCTGCAGGGCCCCCGTCCGCAGCTGCGTGCGCACCTTCCTGTCCTAG
- the BIRC7 gene encoding baculoviral IAP repeat-containing protein 7 isoform X1 — MGLEDRAKCWCWGPEPSCWEAGSDPTRGRGGPLSLCGHTVGQYTSGALSGEGQDHIDGQILGQPRPLSGQEEEEEGARATPAARPAFPGMGSEELRLASFCDWPLTAMVRPERLAAAGFFYTGQQDKVRCFFCCGGLQSWEQGDDPWTEHAEWFPRSCLQNSLPSKGLTLRDPQLPAAGPCGGTRLARGALLQPKPHHGASQPASFRCEFLLQTRGQDFVRSVQEARCHPLCSWDQPEKPEDGSPAVPSGAGDSQEWSARCQCPAVQAVLRMGFGPDRVRNLLQRKYSWAGPADLSASWLVADLLQEDDGDRGLGTRGPELPTPRREAQSEGARESGAGDAGEQLRRLQEERTCKVCLDRTVDTVFVPCGHLVCAECAPALQLCPVCRAPVRSCVRTFLS, encoded by the exons ATGGGGCTGGAGGACAGGGCCAAGTGCTGGTGCTGGGGCCCAGAGCCAAGCTGCTGGGAAGCTGGCAGTGATCCCACACGGGGGCGTGGTGGACCCCTCTCTCTGTGCGGCCACACTGTGGGCCAGTACACCAGCGGTGCCCTGTCCGGGGAAGGGCAGGACCACATAGATGGGCAGATCCTGGGCCAGCCGCGCCCCCTctcagggcaggaggaagaggaggagggggccaGGGCTACCCCAGCGGCAAGACCGGCCTTCCCCGGGATGGGCTCTGAGGAGCTGCGGCTGGCCTCCTTCTGCGACTGGCCACTGACCGCCATGGTGAGGCCTGAGCGGCTGGCTGCTGCAGGCTTCTTCTACACTG GCCAGCAAGACAAAGTGAGGTGCTTCTTCTGCTGCGGGggtctgcagagctgggagcaagGGGATGACCCCTGGACAGAGCACGCAGAGTGGTTCCCCAG AAGTTGCCTCCAAAACAGCCTTCCCAGCAAGGGCCTCACCCTCCGTGACCCCCAGCTGCCCGCTGCAGGGCCCTGTGGGGGCACAAGGCTGGCTAGAGGGGCTCTCCTGCAGCCCAAGCCGCACCACGGGGCCTCCCAACCTGCTTCCTTCAGGTGTGAGTTTCTGCTCCAGACGAGGGGACAGGACTTTGTCCGCAGCGTGCAGGAGGCCCGCTGCCACCCGCTCTGCTCCTGG GACCAACCAGAAAAGCCAGAAGACGGGTCCCCTGCCGTCCCATCAG GTGCCGGGGACAGCCAGGAGTGGTCCGCACGGTGCCAGTGCCCAGCGGTGCAGGCCGTGCTGCGCATGGGCTTTGGGCCGGACCGCGTGCGGAACCTGCTGCAGCGGAAGTACAGCTGGGCAGGGCCGGCTGACCTCTCCGCATCCTGGCTGGTGGCAGACCTGCTCCAGGAGGACGACGGGGACCGGGGGCTGGGGACCAGAG GTCCCGAGCTGCCCACGCCCAGAAGAGAGGCCCAGTCAGAAGGTGCCAGAGAGTCAG GGGCCGGGGATGCGGGAGAGCAGCTGCGGCGCCTACAGGAGGAGCGGACCTGCAAAGTCTGCCTGGACCGCACCGTGGACACTGTCTTCGTGCCCTGCGGCCACCTGGTCTGTGCCGAGTGCGCACCCGCCCTGCAGCTGTGCCCCGTCTGCAGGGCCCCCGTCCGCAGCTGCGTGCGCACCTTCCTGTCCTAG
- the YTHDF1 gene encoding YTH domain-containing family protein 1 isoform X3, translating to MGAVRRWTSGGLSVRGAGTRCFRWSGVCVVLWNFLSNSYPSMADPYLSSFYPPSIGFPYSLSEAPWSTGGDPPIPYLTTYGQLSNGDHHFMHDAVFGQPGGLGNNIYQHRFNFFPENPAFSAWGTSGSQGQQAQSPAYGSSYTYPPSSLGGTIVDGQTGFHGDTLSKAPGMNSLEQGMVGLKIGDVTTSAVKTVGSVVSSVAVTGVLSGNGGTNVNMPVSKPTSWAAIASKPAKPQPKMKAKSGPVIGAALPPPPIKHNMDIGTWDSKGPAPKAPAPQPAPQPAPQHQPVAQPLPTQPPPSAQPQHPNPQLPPQTRWVAPRNRSAAFGQSGGAGGDSGAAGTAQPSSAPATESHPVLEQLKAAHSYNPKEFDWNLKSGRVFIIKSYSEDDVHRSIKYSIWCSTEHGNRRLDGAFRAAGSRAPVYLLFSVNGSGHFCGLAEMKSPVDYGASAGVWAQDKWKGKFDVKWIFVKDVPNNQLRHIRLENNDNKPVTNSRDTQEVPLEKAKQVLKIIASYKHTTSIFDDFSHYEKRQEEEEVVRKERQNRNKQ from the exons ATGGGGGCTGTGCGCCGGTGGACTTCTGGCGGCCTCAGTGTCAGGGGCGCCGGGACGCGCTGCTTTCGATGGAGTGGGGTGTGCGTAGTTCTCTGGAACTTTCTG AGTAACAGTTACCCGTCCATGGCGGACCCTTACCTGTCCAGCTTTTACCCACCGTCCATCGGGTTCCCGTACTCGCTCAGTGAGGCGCCCTGGTCTACTGGAGGAGACCCTCCCATCCCGTACCTCACCACCTACGGACAGCTCAGCAACGGAGACCATCATTTCATGCACGATGCTGTTTTCGGGCAGCCCGGGGGCCTGGGGAACAACATCTACCAGCACAGGTTtaattttttccctgaaaatcCTGCTTTCTCAGCTTGGGGGACAAGTGGGTCACAGGGCCAGCAGGCGCAGAGCCCCGCATACGGGAGCAGCTACACTTACCCGCCGAGCTCTCTGGGCGGCACGATTGTGGACGGGCAGACGGGCTTTCACGGCGACACTCTCAGCAAGGCCCCTGGAATGAACAGCCTGGAGCAGGGCATGGTGGGCCTGAAGATTGGGGATGTCACCACCTCTGCCGTCAAGACTGTCGGGTCGGTCGTTAGCAGCGTGGCGGTGACTGGTGTCCTTTCTGGCAACGGTGGCACAAATGTAAATATGCCGGTCTCGAAGCCGACCTCGTGGGCTGCCATCGCCAGCAAGCCAGCAAAACCACAGccgaaaatgaaagcaaaaagtgGACCTGTGATTGGGGCCGCCCTGCCCCCTCCGCCGATAAAGCACAACATGGACATCGGCACGTGGGACAGCAAGGGGCCCGCGCCCAAGGCTCCGGCCCCCCAGCCCGCCCCCCAGCCCGCCCCCCAGCACCAGCCGGTTGCGCAGCCTCttcccacccagcctcccccGTCGGCCCAGCCGCAGCATCCGAACCCTCAGCTGCCGCCCCAAACCCGCTGGGTCGCCCCTCGCAACAGAAGCGCGGCGTTTGGGCAGAGCGGAGGGGCTGGCGGCGACAGCGGCGCTGCTGGAACCGCGCAGCCTAGCTCTGCCCCCGCCACGGAGTCGCACCCTGTTCTCGAGCAGCTAAAAGCCGCCCACAGCTACAACCCGAAGGAGTTCGACTGGAACCTCAAAAGCGGGCGCGTGTTCATCATCAAGAGCTACTCAGAGGACGACGTGCACCGCTCCATCAAGTACTCGATCTGGTGCAGCACCGAGCACGGCAACAGGCGCCTGGACGGGGCCTTCCGCGCCGCCGGCAGCAGGGCGCCCGTGTACCTGCTCTTCAGCGTCAACGGCAGCGGGCACTTCTGCGGGCTGGCGGAGATGAAGTCGCCCGTGGACTACGGCGCGAGCGCGGGGGTCTGGGCTCAGGACAAGTGGAAGGGCAAGTTTGACGTGAAGTGGATTTTCGTCAAGGACGTGCCCAACAACCAGCTCCGGCACATCAGACTGGAGAACAACGACAACAAGCCGGTCACCAACTCCCGCGACACCCAGGAGGTGCCCTTAGAAAAAGCCAAGCAAGTGCTGAAGATCATCGCTTCCTACAAGCACACGACCTCCATCTTTGACGACTTTTCGCACTATGAGAAgcgccaggaggaggaggaggtggtgcgCAAG GAACGACAGAATCGAAACAAACAGTAA
- the YTHDF1 gene encoding YTH domain-containing family protein 1 isoform X2: protein MKHVGHQRGPPVQNGSLHQKDPVHDNDFEPYLSGQSNQSNSYPSMADPYLSSFYPPSIGFPYSLSEAPWSTGGDPPIPYLTTYGQLSNGDHHFMHDAVFGQPGGLGNNIYQHRFNFFPENPAFSAWGTSGSQGQQAQSPAYGSSYTYPPSSLGGTIVDGQTGFHGDTLSKAPGMNSLEQGMVGLKIGDVTTSAVKTVGSVVSSVAVTGVLSGNGGTNVNMPVSKPTSWAAIASKPAKPQPKMKAKSGPVIGAALPPPPIKHNMDIGTWDSKGPAPKAPAPQPAPQPAPQHQPVAQPLPTQPPPSAQPQHPNPQLPPQTRWVAPRNRSAAFGQSGGAGGDSGAAGTAQPSSAPATESHPVLEQLKAAHSYNPKEFDWNLKSGRVFIIKSYSEDDVHRSIKYSIWCSTEHGNRRLDGAFRAAGSRAPVYLLFSVNGSGHFCGLAEMKSPVDYGASAGVWAQDKWKGKFDVKWIFVKDVPNNQLRHIRLENNDNKPVTNSRDTQEVPLEKAKQVLKIIASYKHTTSIFDDFSHYEKRQEEEEVVRKERQNRNKQ from the exons ATGAAGCATGTCGGCCACCAGCGTGGACCCCCAG TACAAAATGGTTCTTTGCACCAGAAGGATCCGGTCCATGACAATGACTTTGAGCCCTACCTTTCTGGACAGTCAAATcag AGTAACAGTTACCCGTCCATGGCGGACCCTTACCTGTCCAGCTTTTACCCACCGTCCATCGGGTTCCCGTACTCGCTCAGTGAGGCGCCCTGGTCTACTGGAGGAGACCCTCCCATCCCGTACCTCACCACCTACGGACAGCTCAGCAACGGAGACCATCATTTCATGCACGATGCTGTTTTCGGGCAGCCCGGGGGCCTGGGGAACAACATCTACCAGCACAGGTTtaattttttccctgaaaatcCTGCTTTCTCAGCTTGGGGGACAAGTGGGTCACAGGGCCAGCAGGCGCAGAGCCCCGCATACGGGAGCAGCTACACTTACCCGCCGAGCTCTCTGGGCGGCACGATTGTGGACGGGCAGACGGGCTTTCACGGCGACACTCTCAGCAAGGCCCCTGGAATGAACAGCCTGGAGCAGGGCATGGTGGGCCTGAAGATTGGGGATGTCACCACCTCTGCCGTCAAGACTGTCGGGTCGGTCGTTAGCAGCGTGGCGGTGACTGGTGTCCTTTCTGGCAACGGTGGCACAAATGTAAATATGCCGGTCTCGAAGCCGACCTCGTGGGCTGCCATCGCCAGCAAGCCAGCAAAACCACAGccgaaaatgaaagcaaaaagtgGACCTGTGATTGGGGCCGCCCTGCCCCCTCCGCCGATAAAGCACAACATGGACATCGGCACGTGGGACAGCAAGGGGCCCGCGCCCAAGGCTCCGGCCCCCCAGCCCGCCCCCCAGCCCGCCCCCCAGCACCAGCCGGTTGCGCAGCCTCttcccacccagcctcccccGTCGGCCCAGCCGCAGCATCCGAACCCTCAGCTGCCGCCCCAAACCCGCTGGGTCGCCCCTCGCAACAGAAGCGCGGCGTTTGGGCAGAGCGGAGGGGCTGGCGGCGACAGCGGCGCTGCTGGAACCGCGCAGCCTAGCTCTGCCCCCGCCACGGAGTCGCACCCTGTTCTCGAGCAGCTAAAAGCCGCCCACAGCTACAACCCGAAGGAGTTCGACTGGAACCTCAAAAGCGGGCGCGTGTTCATCATCAAGAGCTACTCAGAGGACGACGTGCACCGCTCCATCAAGTACTCGATCTGGTGCAGCACCGAGCACGGCAACAGGCGCCTGGACGGGGCCTTCCGCGCCGCCGGCAGCAGGGCGCCCGTGTACCTGCTCTTCAGCGTCAACGGCAGCGGGCACTTCTGCGGGCTGGCGGAGATGAAGTCGCCCGTGGACTACGGCGCGAGCGCGGGGGTCTGGGCTCAGGACAAGTGGAAGGGCAAGTTTGACGTGAAGTGGATTTTCGTCAAGGACGTGCCCAACAACCAGCTCCGGCACATCAGACTGGAGAACAACGACAACAAGCCGGTCACCAACTCCCGCGACACCCAGGAGGTGCCCTTAGAAAAAGCCAAGCAAGTGCTGAAGATCATCGCTTCCTACAAGCACACGACCTCCATCTTTGACGACTTTTCGCACTATGAGAAgcgccaggaggaggaggaggtggtgcgCAAG GAACGACAGAATCGAAACAAACAGTAA
- the YTHDF1 gene encoding YTH domain-containing family protein 1 isoform X1: MSATSVDPQRAKGQDNKVQNGSLHQKDPVHDNDFEPYLSGQSNQSNSYPSMADPYLSSFYPPSIGFPYSLSEAPWSTGGDPPIPYLTTYGQLSNGDHHFMHDAVFGQPGGLGNNIYQHRFNFFPENPAFSAWGTSGSQGQQAQSPAYGSSYTYPPSSLGGTIVDGQTGFHGDTLSKAPGMNSLEQGMVGLKIGDVTTSAVKTVGSVVSSVAVTGVLSGNGGTNVNMPVSKPTSWAAIASKPAKPQPKMKAKSGPVIGAALPPPPIKHNMDIGTWDSKGPAPKAPAPQPAPQPAPQHQPVAQPLPTQPPPSAQPQHPNPQLPPQTRWVAPRNRSAAFGQSGGAGGDSGAAGTAQPSSAPATESHPVLEQLKAAHSYNPKEFDWNLKSGRVFIIKSYSEDDVHRSIKYSIWCSTEHGNRRLDGAFRAAGSRAPVYLLFSVNGSGHFCGLAEMKSPVDYGASAGVWAQDKWKGKFDVKWIFVKDVPNNQLRHIRLENNDNKPVTNSRDTQEVPLEKAKQVLKIIASYKHTTSIFDDFSHYEKRQEEEEVVRKERQNRNKQ, from the exons ATGTCGGCCACCAGCGTGGACCCCCAG AGAGCGAAAGGACAAGATAATAAAG TACAAAATGGTTCTTTGCACCAGAAGGATCCGGTCCATGACAATGACTTTGAGCCCTACCTTTCTGGACAGTCAAATcag AGTAACAGTTACCCGTCCATGGCGGACCCTTACCTGTCCAGCTTTTACCCACCGTCCATCGGGTTCCCGTACTCGCTCAGTGAGGCGCCCTGGTCTACTGGAGGAGACCCTCCCATCCCGTACCTCACCACCTACGGACAGCTCAGCAACGGAGACCATCATTTCATGCACGATGCTGTTTTCGGGCAGCCCGGGGGCCTGGGGAACAACATCTACCAGCACAGGTTtaattttttccctgaaaatcCTGCTTTCTCAGCTTGGGGGACAAGTGGGTCACAGGGCCAGCAGGCGCAGAGCCCCGCATACGGGAGCAGCTACACTTACCCGCCGAGCTCTCTGGGCGGCACGATTGTGGACGGGCAGACGGGCTTTCACGGCGACACTCTCAGCAAGGCCCCTGGAATGAACAGCCTGGAGCAGGGCATGGTGGGCCTGAAGATTGGGGATGTCACCACCTCTGCCGTCAAGACTGTCGGGTCGGTCGTTAGCAGCGTGGCGGTGACTGGTGTCCTTTCTGGCAACGGTGGCACAAATGTAAATATGCCGGTCTCGAAGCCGACCTCGTGGGCTGCCATCGCCAGCAAGCCAGCAAAACCACAGccgaaaatgaaagcaaaaagtgGACCTGTGATTGGGGCCGCCCTGCCCCCTCCGCCGATAAAGCACAACATGGACATCGGCACGTGGGACAGCAAGGGGCCCGCGCCCAAGGCTCCGGCCCCCCAGCCCGCCCCCCAGCCCGCCCCCCAGCACCAGCCGGTTGCGCAGCCTCttcccacccagcctcccccGTCGGCCCAGCCGCAGCATCCGAACCCTCAGCTGCCGCCCCAAACCCGCTGGGTCGCCCCTCGCAACAGAAGCGCGGCGTTTGGGCAGAGCGGAGGGGCTGGCGGCGACAGCGGCGCTGCTGGAACCGCGCAGCCTAGCTCTGCCCCCGCCACGGAGTCGCACCCTGTTCTCGAGCAGCTAAAAGCCGCCCACAGCTACAACCCGAAGGAGTTCGACTGGAACCTCAAAAGCGGGCGCGTGTTCATCATCAAGAGCTACTCAGAGGACGACGTGCACCGCTCCATCAAGTACTCGATCTGGTGCAGCACCGAGCACGGCAACAGGCGCCTGGACGGGGCCTTCCGCGCCGCCGGCAGCAGGGCGCCCGTGTACCTGCTCTTCAGCGTCAACGGCAGCGGGCACTTCTGCGGGCTGGCGGAGATGAAGTCGCCCGTGGACTACGGCGCGAGCGCGGGGGTCTGGGCTCAGGACAAGTGGAAGGGCAAGTTTGACGTGAAGTGGATTTTCGTCAAGGACGTGCCCAACAACCAGCTCCGGCACATCAGACTGGAGAACAACGACAACAAGCCGGTCACCAACTCCCGCGACACCCAGGAGGTGCCCTTAGAAAAAGCCAAGCAAGTGCTGAAGATCATCGCTTCCTACAAGCACACGACCTCCATCTTTGACGACTTTTCGCACTATGAGAAgcgccaggaggaggaggaggtggtgcgCAAG GAACGACAGAATCGAAACAAACAGTAA